TATATATGCTTCTTAAACGGAAGCATCCTGCTTTGGGCAAGTTACACAAGTCGAATAGATGTAGTGAGCAGGTACAGGTTTATTGCAGTGGTTTAAGTTGCCTAACCAACTAGTGCTGAAAGCTCTCACACAAGGTGAGGGCAAGCGGTGGGGTTGGGGTTGGGGTTGGGGTGGGGGTGCTTTGTCTGGGAAAGTAACGTAACCTAGTAGTTAAGTAGTTTCCAATACAGACATTACTTCACAACAGATGCTGGATTCTGATAATACCAACCTTCATCTTGTTTGTATACCCCCTTCTCTATTGTGGTCCCTTGTAGATGTGATATATAGCAACTCCAGGAGTACTTATTTACTTCCATAAGAGCTACACTCTGTAACTAGCAGCCCTAGAAGACTAGTAAAACAGTAACAAATCCGTTTTAgtgccaagcaagttggggtaggctaggtAGCAGCTCTacaaggtaaaaaaaaaaaaaactattgcgTGATATGACAGATTCTAGCTTTTTCTACATGTCAATACTAATTGTCTGAAACTTACAAAATTTTGATGAGAGGTTGTTATACGTGATGTTCTCATGACAAAAGTTGGTTGTGATAGTACTAGTAAGTCTTTTTTGAAGGCAATGGATGTGTGGTGTTCTTACACAACGACAGAACGATTGGCTGGTTGAGCCGCTGAGGTGGTCCTTGCCTCCTTGGTGCTAGTCTGGTTAGTACTTAGTAGTTGGAATGTGGCTACTAACTCTGTTCCATGACTATGCTGTAAAAATGCAATTTCATCTGAACTAAGAAAATAAGATACGGACAAGTCAAAGCTTGTCCAAAAGTTGTGTTTCTGAGACATTCTTCTGAATCAATAGCGCAACAAGCTGCAAGGTGTTCTCTTGTATTGTATGCCGTGTCCTACACTATTATACAGTGTTTTTCCTGTTGCTTCTGTTTCTTTTATGGTGGCAAATTTCTGTAACAGTTCttttctttttagaaatcttGACTTAACTTTGTTAATTAAAGGTTCCATCACGTGTTTTTGCAATGTTCCATCTTTATAGATCACCTTTAATTAGAGGTAGAGCCAGGCCTGCTGAGTACCTAGAACACTATTGGATGATTATTATTCTAGTACTCGTGATGGAGATATTGTGACTTTGGCTTCTTAAACTCACAGCATCTTCAGCAGAAATAGTTGATTCTTGAGTAAATAAGCATGTCACCGTAATTTCTTGAGCAGCCGTGCATGTTTTTCCTGCTGGCAAACAAGCTTTTTGGACATATAACTTCCAGAAACTGGAATGCTATTGCCAATTCATTGTGATGATATTTAGTGAGGGATGGGGCCAATGCCAGATCACTGGTTCTCTCATGAACATGTTGTGACacagacatatatgatatatacgTGTAAGACATGTCTTTGCACATAAAGATACTCATGCAGCCAATAGGTAAAaaaattgtgcttgattgataaAATAAGAAGAAAACAATAGAATATATGATTCTTTGTACAATACACTAAGTTAAAGTAGTTTTGAAGTATTTGTTACATCGAGCTACTTATAGCTACTAAAATCCATTTTGGTCAAAGGTATTTTGAAGCTTACTCCTGTTTTCATCAGACTGTAAACTCGCGCAATAAAGCCTGTAGTAGTTCTACAAATATGGACTAGAAATTGTTTTTGAGTTAACTGAAATCCTTATTCATGCATAACATTGTTCAGGTCGTCagatctttcttttctttttggttaCATCATCTGTCTATTAAATAGCAATTAAATAACTGATGATGACACTGTCCTTATGCTATTGAACATGTCACTTTCAGATGCATTGTATTCTTGTGAGTACTCCTTAGGGCTGAGGGTATCATCTAATTAGGGCAAACTGGTGTCAATAATGGTTCAGTTTGAGTCTATTGCATTGCCTTTGCGCAGAAATAAAAGAGATGGCAACTCATGTCTGCCAAAGTGCCGATTGACGACTTGGTATGGAATGTGCATCGATCTGCACATATGACCAATGCATGCAGTCTTCAGATAACAAGGACCATCCTCCCTCGGTCTCCATGAAGAAAACAGTTGAAGCCTAGCTCTGTACCGAAAGACTCGTTTTTCTGCTGGTATTGATGAGCTGTGAGGTACTAAGCTTTGCACAAGAGACTTCAGAATTGTTTAGAAATTATTAGAACCGTCCATCAGTGGTCAGACTCACTGAACTGCCTTGTCAGCAAGTGCTGCAAAATTCTGAGGAATGGTTGTTTTCAGATTGCTCAGCTGCAAAATTCTGAGGAATGGTTGTTTTCAGATTGCTCCAGTTCGATAACCGAAGACTGATTTTGCCTGTTATCAGAACAGATATGTAAAACGCTATTCGACAGCGAAACTGACACCCAACCTATTGCTATTGCTATGCTGCAAGAAGTTTCCTGAGAGGCAGTGGAGCATGTCTCTGTCGTCCACAGGTAACATAAATATAATTGACCTTATGCTGGTTGGTTATGCTGGCACATTCCATTGTAATTAAACATGAGCAAGAGCAATAATGCCATATGGTCCTGCTTTGTCCCCCTTATGTGAACTCAAGGCTATACCGAGGATGAGATGTATGCCTCTGATCGATGCTTATTATGCTCTCTGTAGAATAGTAGTTACTAGCCAGATTCTTTGCATAGATGAGTTAAACATGCAGTTCTTACAGGCATGCCTTCCATCAACCACACAACATATATGCAAATGAAGGTCGATCAAGTTCAACTGGCCAGCGTTTGTTTCATATATATTTCACACTTTGAATTGCCGCATAGTGTGCATGGATTATTGTTTTTTCTGGCTTGATGCAGACAGCCCTCAGTCGCCTATTTTTGTCCTCACAGAAGGTAGGcatcctcctttcatttggttgaagatTTAATGATATGAGTTACTTAGACTATGACTGGACTTAAACATTTTAGACTATGACCGATGGACATGCATGCCGATTTTgtgttcttttctttttgtttgtccTTGCACAGAATTTTGTTTCACCTCAAATTTTGCATGAACATAGATACCTGCATCATCTATCCATCTGTGTTTTTTGCTGAATTGTCCATGCACATTTTGATGTGAAGTTTTGTATTGGGAGCACAGGAGAATCTAAGACACTGAGGGGCACTGACTGGATATGCATGTTCTCGTGGTTGATACAGGACAAAGTTTGAACAGTGTATGCTGTTATGATCTCTGGTCCAGCTCTACCTGATCTGAGGCATGCATATATCTAAACCAATGAAGCTTCAGTACGTTCTGTACTCAGGTGTGCAACATCAGGATTCCAGCGACAGACTAGTCGTTGTACAGGCAGAACAATCAAAGCTTGAACCGTCATCGGCTTGTACACTTTGCTCTGAGGTTTTTGCCCTCATCTAAAGGTCTAATATACCATTTGAACTGTTCATtttttaaaagaagaagaaatatATTTGAATGACTTGTGAAGTTCACGCGCTACCCTTTGTCGTATTTCTGCCTATATCATGTTGTCTCAGTTCTTGGTTTGTGGCTATTGTCGTTTTTCTGTCAGTAGTATGAAATAGCTTGTCTCTGTTTTTGGCTGGTTGCCTGCTGTGCATTGCATTATAGGTCGCTTAAAACTCTTTCTCCTTTATATATGGAAAAATTAGGGCACAAGTTCTCAGAAAGAAAAATAGATGCAGAGGTTTCTGTTTTCTGCAAATGACATAAAAGGGACGTGTACGAGAGAATGACACGTCTCGGATAATGTCTCAATCATGGAATAGTAATGTTTCCTTGTATACTGATGTCAGCGCTCGTAGTTGTACCGTGTACCTTGGGATTTATTTAGTTTGGCATCTGACTACAGCAATTGCATTTCCACTTATGTTGATGGCTTGTTCAAATATGCGTTATTTTCCATTGAAAGCTGTACTGCATAAATGCTCTAACACTTGTTCAATTTTCCATGGAAGCATTAAAGCGcttgaaaagaaaagaagagaaatgaTTTGTGTTAAATGGATGGGATGGGGATAGGAGGCACATATAAGAAAATGAGTTTTCTTTCTGCACTGAATGTGATCAGGGACCATCTGCTTGCCGATAGAGACTTGCCATTACATCAGGGACCACTGCACCTCTCTGCAACTTATTCTATCTAGccattcattcattcatgtttttctttattctTGAGCCCTGCTGTTCTGCATTTCATATTTTAGAGTGTACAGAAAGTATAGCAAGAAGTCATGGCAGAGTCCACACCATTGCTGGCTTGCTTTCTGCTAACACATACTACACAGGTAGAAACTTTCTTCACTGCTCCTGATAAACTTAAGTGGTCACACATTTGTTCCTTTTTAAAAAAGGGAAAATTTCTAGTAAGTACTTCACTATGGATGGACAAAGAGATACCAAAAGTTCAATATGCAGAgcagtatatatatttatattgacaaaaaaatatgaaatacaaTAACTGTAATTACATCATGCTGACATGCTTACTGCATGTCATTCGGTCACTCTTATTCCTAGCCTGTTGCTATCTCTTTATTCTTCTGACTTTTGATTGACAGTGTCAAAACTACCACAAGTAACGTTTGTATGTATACCTAATATAAATAGGTGGGTAAGTAAGATGGCCTTCACAGGGGTGTTTGACTTTGACTGGTATGTGTATAGTGTATGTATATATCTTGACTTGTCTcatgcatgcatccatgcatccATATTATATGATATATGTAACAACATATATATGTAAGTATATAATAACTTTGTTCTAAAAAAAGTAATTTGCAGCAACAAATTATAACCTAACTAATAACTGATGTGTATATTGGGCTGTCATATAGTATATTATTGATCTCTTCTCTTCTTTGTTTTTGAGCTAAAACATCATCGGAACTGATGAGCAGCAGTCTTCGGACAGATCCATGAGGTCGCCGACCTGCTCGGCAGCCTCTTCGAACAGCCACGTCTCTATCGGAGACAGCGGGGACGGCTGCCTGGGGTCGTCGTAACCGCCGTGCCCCATCAGCGCCGCCTGCTGCGCATGCGGCGGCGACTGCGTCATGTCGTTGAAGCAGGCTGCTGCAGGTGGCGTACCACTCCCGGTGCCGGCAGACATGTGGTGGAACGACGACGATGACAGCAGAGCATGGTTGTTGTTGACTTGGGCGGCCGAGGGCTTGATGTCGGCAGCTGCAGCGTCGGGGGACGGggagctctgctgctgctgcttcatgAATCCGGTGAGCAGCTTGGATATGTTGTCCATGCTGGAGGCGTAGGACGAGGAGGAGCTGTCGCCGCCGTCGGCGGCGAAAGGAGAGCGCCGGGCTATTAGCTGGGCGACCTCGGCTGGGTTGCTGCAGCAGCCTCCTGGGCCCGCGTAGTAGCTGGGATTGGTGCCGAGCATGTCACGGTGGAGGTGGTGGTCGATGACatggctgctgccgccgccgccgacggtgGTCGTGGGCATGACgatggacgaggacgaggaggagtcggagaccggcggcggcggcggcggcgcgaagaTGGCGCCGATGGCCTGGTGCTTCTTGAGCTTCTTCTTGAGGTGGGTGTTCCAGTAGTTCTTGATGTCGTTGTCGGTTCTCTGCGGGAGGTAAGAAGCAATGGCGGCCCACCTGTTGCCGAGCAAGGACTGGAGGTGGACGATGATGCCTTCCTCGTGCGGGGTGAAGTTGCCGCGCCGGATGCCGGGGCGGAGGTAGTTGGTCCAGCGGAGGCGGCAGCTCTTGCTGCAGCGCATGAGGCCCGTGTTGATGGGCACGGAGCGCCAGTTGCCCGGGCCGTGCTCCTGGATGTAGGACACCAGGATGATGTCCTCCTCCGGCGTCCATGGCCCCTTCTTGATCCCCTCCTTGTCGCAGCACGGCGGCCTGcccatggctgctgctgctgcttctcccTCTTGCAGCCTGTGGCAGCTAGCTAGCTACCTGCCTGTAGCTAAGCTATGGCTGTATGTAGCTCTGCTCCCATGAAGCGTACGTGCAGTGTGTGGCCGGTTGGTTATATATAGGGCGAGGGGTGAATGTGAGTGAGCTCCTTTTCACTTGCTATCATCTAAGTTTGCCGCCAGCAGCAACTACCTCAGCTGAGCTACCTAGCTAGCTGATGGGTTTAGTTTTCACTCATGGACGGAAGATGGAAATTGACCCGGCCGGGCCCACTTTAAAGCAAGGATTACCTGGTGGAACTGTTGGCTGCTACCGTGTGAAATTTAAAGCTACTGGGCTGGCTGCCTGGACTTCACATGCATGCCCACTCGAGAGTCAAGAGTAAAGGCATTTTGTTCTGCTGATGAGATTGGTACATATGAAGGGTTGCCCACATACTTTGGGTGAcagctatgtatatatatgtcagCTACAAAGGTCCCTGTTTGCAGGTTTTAGTATTTCCTCCTACTGGAAATATAGGTACTTCCTGCCCTTATGGCAAACTATTTTACTTTATTAACTATTGATATTTAAAATAGTATATAGAATGAAATACAAGGTGTTGTCATTACCAAATTCATTATGATAAATGCTTCTATAACATATAAGTCATTTGGTTAAAGATATAGCGCATTTTGTGTAGATATTGCTAGTCAGTTGAAAAGGGATTTAACTAGAACAATCCCTAGATGGACTTATATTTTCACTAGGAGAAAGTACACACATACTCCTATTGTAATTTATATGTGTGCGTTTATTCATATGGGTGAGCGTCTTCGTTTGTGCTGTGATCCTAAAAAAATGAGGGTACAGATGAAAATTCCAATGAGTAATAACTAAACTGTGGACATCAGTTACAGCAAGACTAAGATCTACTTAATACATACTCTATCAAGTGATGCAGGAGGCCCACCCTCATAATCGTGCGGCAACTTGCAACTTAGGCCCAGCACATGCATTGGAACGCAAAATGTGCCCTGTAGTCCAGCCACATCTCTGCAATAAATTAAAACTGTGGATGAAACTGATCTCTCCTGTTACCAATTATTAAATATTACCTCCCACGGCACATCAGGATCAGAACTCGGTACCCACGTCACATTTTTCTTGTGAATATGGATCACAACAAAATCGATCGGTATCTCATCGGTCAATCACTCTTAATGAGTATGCTTGCTAGCATCGTACTCCCTCTGTTTTAAATTATAGTTTATTCAGAACCTATTTAGATGGATTAATGCTAGCCGTGGCAAAATATTAGTTAGCTAGTAATCAGAGGATCTCCAAGAGTTTTTTTAAAGTTTATTACTCTCTAAATCATTAGTTGGAGAGTCATTTGAGTAAAAATCATTTTATATATTTTTGCACCATCCAGCGACTTTTTTATATCTTGTGTGCACTTTAGAAAGTTATTCTTGCTCTTTATTTTTTTTTGCTAGCGAGAAATCTAAAATAGAGGATGTCTATAAAGATTCAATCAAAGAGGTTGTCGGAGGGTATTTTTTTTCATCCAAATCTCTATTGCTATATACTAGAAAAAGATACACAGTCTCTTGAAGTTGCTCTTAGTGTTGTGAAATGACATGTTCACCAACAGACATCTCTTTCAAGAGATGATCTCATCTAGATATAAGGTTATGATTAGCAGTTACATATGTTACCAAAGGACATGTCCTTTGGCAACTGACTGTGCAGTGAACGATTGCTTATTCATTCATGAAGATGCACCTTGTCAACACACCCTCTTACATGTATAAATACCTTTATGAGACCAATAAAAACAATAGTTCTTCCAATCATTTGTTCATCTTACATTTTACTTTAACGTGTTATCAACACTGTGCTCTAAGAAAGAACAAGGCGAAGAAGAACAACACCCTTCAAGTTCTGTTCACTGCAGGATGAACCCAAACCCTATCGTCTCTCATCCCAAATACCTCAAAAATGGATTCAACCCAACTAAACCCAATTGATCGATCTCAAGAACAAAACATACCTCCTGCCTTATATATTGAGACAGAGGGTGGTAGCCAATAGCCATGGCCATCCACAGTACTTGTGCACTGCTGGTAGCCAATACCCATGCCCTGCCCTGCCATCCACGCATGGTGTGTGCTTTTAATTTGTGGGAGGCTGGGTCTCCACGTTGTCACACACGCGTTATTATTATATTAATTAGTTCCCCCCTGATTGGCCAGCCCGTCGCTAGTATTTACTATATTACGCTGAACTCAACATATATATCCCACGTGCACGTTTAATAGGCAACTGAATGCATTTATAGTGTGTACTATGTTGATGTGAAAGATGAATTGTATAGATTGTTTGTTAAGTATGAACAGAAATTTGGTGCAGTTATGTCTCATAGGGTTTTAGTGCCTTCAGCTCATACTGGTAAGACAAAACAGACATGGAGAAGGATCTTTGGAGGTCCTGGTGAATCCCCTGTCGGTTCCCCTCGTCTTCATCTACTCTATCTGTTGTCAGTGAGCTCAAAGCTTACTTGGACAGTGACCCTGTCACATGTTATGAGGAATCCTTTGACATACTCCtatggtggcgtgaccacaagctaacctatccaatcctatctatTATGGCTCGAGATATCATGTATGTCCCTGTATCTACTGTCTCTtccgagtcttgtttcagctgtACATCCAGGATACTTGAAGACCGGCAGCGGCGCTTGTTGCCTGAGCATGTGGAGATGCTCACCTGCATCAAGGACTGGGAGCAAGGTGCAAGAAGGGAACAACATACACCTGAGGACCTGGACCTGGAGGAGGCATTCAAGAACCTCTTCCTCGATGAACAAGGCGAAGGCAGCGGcaccggcagcggcagcggcggtacTACTGGTGGTggatagaagaagaagagaagaggagaggtagTCACTCACTCAACTGAAACTTCTGTATTGCTTCTTTACATTCAAGTTCACTAACATTGCTTGCTTCTGTACAATTTTGCAGGTACTTTTGGTGTGACAGAGTGAGACAGTGAGTCACTATAAATGTTGCCACTGATATTGAAGTTGGCTATTGTAATAGGAT
This sequence is a window from Miscanthus floridulus cultivar M001 chromosome 10, ASM1932011v1, whole genome shotgun sequence. Protein-coding genes within it:
- the LOC136487519 gene encoding MYB transcription factor 69-like, with translation MGRPPCCDKEGIKKGPWTPEEDIILVSYIQEHGPGNWRSVPINTGLMRCSKSCRLRWTNYLRPGIRRGNFTPHEEGIIVHLQSLLGNRWAAIASYLPQRTDNDIKNYWNTHLKKKLKKHQAIGAIFAPPPPPPVSDSSSSSSIVMPTTTVGGGGSSHVIDHHLHRDMLGTNPSYYAGPGGCCSNPAEVAQLIARRSPFAADGGDSSSSSYASSMDNISKLLTGFMKQQQQSSPSPDAAAADIKPSAAQVNNNHALLSSSSFHHMSAGTGSGTPPAAACFNDMTQSPPHAQQAALMGHGGYDDPRQPSPLSPIETWLFEEAAEQVGDLMDLSEDCCSSVPMMF